One Microlunatus soli genomic window carries:
- a CDS encoding DUF2461 domain-containing protein: MSDFTGFSIAALDFYDDLELDNSKSFWSAHKATYDEHVRAPMLALTQALETEFGAAKIFRPYRDVRFAKDKTPYKTHQGAFVATAEATGWYVELGAAGVRIAAGFYHAGPPALDRYRRTVADDVRGPELERLLARLRRAGWELGGDRLKTSPRGFSADHPRIELLRHRSLTLGKSFGFEPIIHSAELATAIGKEWRKARPLVEWITRYVSG; the protein is encoded by the coding sequence ATGTCGGACTTCACCGGATTCAGCATCGCCGCGCTGGACTTCTACGACGACCTGGAGTTGGACAACAGCAAATCGTTCTGGAGCGCGCACAAAGCGACCTACGACGAACACGTCCGAGCCCCGATGCTGGCGCTGACCCAGGCGTTGGAGACCGAATTCGGGGCGGCCAAGATCTTTCGTCCCTACCGCGACGTGCGGTTCGCCAAGGACAAAACTCCGTACAAAACGCATCAGGGCGCTTTTGTGGCCACCGCCGAAGCGACCGGATGGTACGTCGAGCTCGGTGCAGCAGGCGTGCGGATCGCGGCCGGGTTCTACCACGCCGGACCACCGGCATTGGACCGGTATCGCCGCACGGTTGCCGACGACGTCCGTGGCCCCGAGTTGGAACGTCTGCTCGCCCGGCTGCGGCGGGCCGGCTGGGAGCTGGGAGGCGATCGACTGAAGACCTCTCCGCGGGGCTTCAGTGCCGACCATCCGCGTATCGAATTGCTCCGGCACCGGTCGCTGACATTGGGCAAGTCGTTCGGCTTCGAGCCGATCATTCACTCCGCCGAGCTCGCGACAGCGATCGGCAAGGAGTGGCGCAAAGCTCGACCGCTGGTCGAGTGGATCACCCGTTATGTGTCGGGCTGA